CGGGTTTTCCAGACCGGTAAGCGTCACGAGGTTGTCGTCATCGTCGTTGCAGAGGAATGGAAACCCGCCGTCTGTCTTGTCTCTCGTGATCCACTCATCACGGTTGGACACTGCAATGAGGTCTTCTTTTTCAGAAGCTGTCCACTCCAGCCGCAGGCCGGGAAGTGCACGCTCCATTCCGTGAACGACACAGAGCGGGCGCCCATCGTCGCCTACGAGCGCGGGGGCATAGACAATGAGGCGGAAGTAATCTTGGTGGGTCGGCATTTCAACACCAATCCATGAGAACGACCGTGAGGGAGGGTTCTGCCGCGCGCAGAGCGGTCAGATGTACTTTGCTACGCACGCCGACGGAAAAGTTATATCCGCACGCTTCGGCGAGCTTTTTCTCGCGCCTTATCTCCGGCAGCTTTACTTTGATAAAGAACTCCTGGGATCGCGAACCGTGCTTGTCAAAATCATCCGTCTTGACGTCCCACAACGTGCGTGTGGCCATTTGCAGCGCATCGAAGTTCTTCCCATTCACGAGCACATCCCAGCCGGGGAAGCTGTTGTTCGGAACTTTGTCGGCGCATTTGTTGTGCGGGTCATTACCGCCCAGGTGTGGCACCGGGATGGGCTTGCATTTCGGGTCATCTTCCTGCGTGAGGGCGGACACAAGCTGGTTCTGCGGCGAGGGCTCCTGGGCCGGTGCTTTCGCCCGAGGAGGCTGGGCCTCAAGCTCCGCCATGAGCTGCCGCGAAGACTCCGAGACGTCCCGCAGCCGTGCCTCGAACTCCAGTTGAGCGTCACCCCAGGGCGGGCAGCTGTCAGACTCAGGGCCAGCCGTGCTGGAGGGCCAGAGCAGGACGAGGGCCACGAGCACCGGGCCCACCCGGGAGAGTGCTCCAGCGACCGTGCTTACGCGTCCAGCCTGGGCGAGACCCTCCGCCCCCCTCACCACCTCGGTGGCCTGCCCGCTCGTTTTCGCGGCTCTGGAGAAGCGCTCGAAGGCCCGTTCCGCTGAGGTGAGCTTGCGATCCAACGATTCCCAGTGACGCGGCTCCAAGTCATTGCGCGCCCGAGAGAGCAGCGCCCTGGCCTGGTCCAGGTCCGCCTTTCCAATCCGCGATCGTTGCTGCACCGGGTCCATCGGCGCGGACACGAGCCGGATGCTCGGACCCGAGGGAGGAGTCGGAACGAAGGCGTGGGGCCTTGGCATCGACGGCGGGGCGGGCGTACTCGCGCAGGCGGAGAGAAAGAGCAGCAGTGAGAAGCAAGCGCGCAGACGCATTGGGACGTCCTTTCAAGCAAGCGGGACACCGCGCAGACGCCCTCCACTCCTCCTGCCACGACCCAAGGATGGCGAGCGGCTCAAGATGGCCCTGGAACGCTACACGGCTGCGGTAGACCCTCACCCCGGCCCTCTCCCAGAGGGAGAGGGAGCGCCCACGCTCACTCCTGGTTGCGTGACGTCTGCGTGGCCTTGCTCGTCGAGTACTGGGTGAGGATCTGGTTCATGTCCATCGTCTGCAGCGTGGCCCCACTGCGCCCGCCGCTGGGCATGAAGATGATCTGCTTGCCCATCAGCGCCTCGGCGATGCGCATCTTCACCATCGTCCGGCCGCCCGCGCCCGCCATCGCCTCGTTCTCCTTGGCGATACCCTTCGACTTCGCCTCGGCCTCCTTGAGGATCGCCGTCGCCTCGTTGGTGGCCCGCACCAACTCCGCGTCCGCCCCCAGCTTCGTCTGCTCCAGCTCACCCTGCGCCTGGGCGATCTTCTGCGACACCGTGCCCTTGGCCGACTCCAGGTTGCGCTTGGCCTCCTCCGCCGCCGCCTGCGCCTCCGAGCGCAGCTTCTCCGCCGTCTGCTCGGCCAGCTTCTTCTCCCGAATCACCTTCTCGTATTCGGGGTTGAAGCGGTGCTCCTGCAGAATCACCTGCTCCACGATGACGCCCTCGGGCAGCAGCGCGTCCTCCAGCAGCTTGCGCGCGGTCTCCGCCGCCGCGAAGCGCTTGTCCGCCGTGTAGAAGTCCTCCGAGCGCAGCACGTTCAACGCGTCGCGCACCAGCGCCCGCGTCGCCGGCCGCACCAGCCGGTTCTCCACGTCCAGCGTCGTGCGCCCCACCTTCTGCATCAGGTGCGGCGCCTTCGCGGGATCGATGCGCCAGGCCACCGTCACGTCCACCGCGATGTCGTTGCCGTCCACCGTCTTGAACTCGATGTCGTCCGTGCGGCCCTTCTCCCCCTCGACCTTCGCGCTCATCCGCAGGTTCTGCAGCTTCGTCTCGAAGGTGTCCCAGTCCGTGGAGAACGGCGGGAAGAAGAAGTAGGTGGCGCCCGGTGCGTACGTCTCCGGCTGCACGCCCCGCGAGCCCATCACCGTGAACTTCCGCGTGAGCACGCCCACCTCGTTGGCCTCCGTCGAGTGGCACGCGCACCCCTGCACCACCGGCAGCGCCAGCAGCACGAACAACCCCAGCATCCGCAAGTCCATGCGCTTCATGGCTCTCACATCCCCTTCACATCGAAGCGCCGGAGCGCCGCGTTGAGATCCAACGGGTTCACTCCACCCTCGCCATCCGTGGGCACCACGATGACCTGCGTGCCTCCCAGCACATCCGCCATCTTCAGGCCCACCATGTTCTCGCTGCCCGCCCCGCGCAGCGCCGCGTTCTCCAGCTCGATTCCCTTGGCCCTGGCCAGCTTCACCACCAGGTCACCCTCGGCCGCCTTGGTGCGCCGGTACAGCTCCGCCTCCGAGCGCAGCTTGGCCACCTCCGCGTCTCCGCGCGACAGCTCCACCTGCACCGTCGCCTGGCCCACGGCGATGATCTTGTTCTTCTCCGCCTCGGCCTGCGCCGCCGCCGCCTCCGCCATGTTCTTGAAGACCGACTGATCCTGGATCTTCCGCTGCTCAATGGCCTGCTGGTAGCGCGAGTCGTACCGGTACTGCCGCAGCAGCACGTGCGTCACCCGGATGCCCTTGGGCTCCAGCTCCGAGACGAGCAGCTTCTGCGCCTGCGCCACCGCCTTGTCGCGCCGGTCTCCCTTGTAGAAGTCATCCGCGTCCATCTCGCCCAGCGTCCGGCGCAGCACCTGCTCGGCGCGCGGAATCACCGCCGAGTCCTCGTACAGCCGCCCAGGTCCAATCTGCGTCATCACCTTGAACGGATTCTCGATGCGGTAGAGCACCGTGACGTCCGCGGACACCGTGTAGCCCTCGGACGTCTGGATCCGGATGGCCCGCACCACGCGATGATCCGCGCCCTCGCCCACCTCGGCGGGGTTGTCCGCCATCTCCAGCAGCTGCAGATCCGTGGGGAAGCGGTGCATGCGCTCGGCCCCCGGCGTCACCCAGTGCAGGCCCGGCCCGTACACCGTGTCCCGGATGCCTTTCGAGCCACCGAGGATCACCTGCTTCACCCCGCTCTCGTACGGCCGGATGTAGACGGTGCACACGTTGTACGCGAAGAGGCCACCGAACAGCAGCACGCCCAACGGCCAGAACATCCGCGTCCGGGGCTGCTTCAGGGCCGCGAGGATCTTCTCTCCCGCCTTGCTCATACCTTCTCCTTCGAATTCGAAGAGGACCCACCGCTCCGCGCCGGAGACTCCGGCTCGGAGAGTCGCTCGAGCTCCGGCGGGACGGACTCGTCCAGGGGCCGGTACGCCTCGAGCTGTTGCTGTTCCACACTCATGTCACCCACCAACGTGGCGAGCTGCCGCCGGTAGCGGCGCTCGAAGAAGGACTCCTGCATGTCCGGCAGGAAGGGCCCGAAGAGGATGAACGCGAAGGGCAGCGGCTCCACCCAGTCCGGCACCGCCGTGAGGGCGATCACCGCCGCCGCGGCGATGCCCGCTCCCGTGTACGCCACGCGCGAGAGCAGATCCCCCCCGCGCCACAGCCCGTATTTGCGCCGCTGCAGCGCGTGGTGCTCGCGCGCCAGCTGGAAGTAGCGCGGCACCGCCACGGTGAAGACGCTGCGCTCCAGCCGCCCCCAGTAGCCCGGGTCCACCGCCACCTCGGAGAAGCGCCGGGCCACGTCGGCCAGCGCCAGCCGCGCCTCGGCCAGCAGCTGCGCCTCCACCTCACCGTCCCACTCACCAAACCCGGGCCGGCGCCGCTCCAACCACGTCAGCACGTGCTCGGTGACCTGGGGCAGCCGGAAGCGATCGGGATACACGCGGGAGTTCCCCCTCATGCCGCGCAAGAGGCGGCGCCCCGAGTCTTCCATGTGTGTCCATTCCCACACAATGCCCGGCTGCCCCACGCACCCCCGGGCGATCCGGATCGGACCGAGCGCTCCATCCAGGTGCGCCGGAATGGGGCAGCCGATCTGTCCCACCCCCCTGGATTCCCAGCAATTCCAGCCATTTGCCGTTGGCAACGTCCTTGCTCTGAGAGGGGCACGTGAGGGCGGCCAGAACGGATCGCCCCGGCCTTCGAGGAGGAGCGACCATGGAAGTGCGATTCTACGGAGTGAGGGGGAGCATCGCGGTGTCGGGGGCGCACGCGGCGCGGATCGGAGGCAACACCTCGTGCCTGGAGGTGGTGAGCCAGGGGCACCGGCTCATCCTGGACGCGGGCACGGGCATCCGGGCGCTGGGCGAGGCGATGATGCGCGAGGGCGACCCGCGCAAGGCCACGCTCTTCTTCTCGCACCTGCACTGGGACCACGTGCAGGGCTTCCCCTTCTTCACGCCGGGCTACCTGCCCACCACGGAGCTGATGCTGTACGGCCCGGGGACGGACGGGGCGCAGGCGCTCGAGTCGGTGCTGGCCAGGCAGATGGAGCCGCCCAACTTCCCGGTGCCACTGTCCACCATGCGCTCGCGGATGACGTTCGGCTCGGCGCTGCACGGGCGCACGGTGGAGGTGGGACCCTTCCGGGTGACGCCCTTCGACGCGCCGCATCCCCAGGGGTGCCTGGCCTACCGCGTGGAGGCGGACGGCCACAGCTTCGTCTACGCCACGGACATGGAGATCTCCCTGGCCACGTTGGATCCACGGGTGGCGAGGTGGATGGAGGGCGCGGACGCGCTGTGCCTGGACGCCCAGTACACCCCGGACGAGTACAACGGAAAGAAGGGCATCCCGAAGAAGGGATGGGGGCACTCCACCATGGTGGACGCGGCCCAGGTGGCCTCGGCGGTGAACGCGCAGCGGCTGTTCCTGTTCCACCATGATCCGGCCCACAACGACGAGCAGGTGGAGAACATGGCCGAGGAGGCGCGCAACCACTTCGCCGCCACCGAGCCGGCGCGCGAGGGCAAGCGCATCGTGCTCGGGGCCGCCTGCGGATGATCCGGAGGGGCGCATGGGCCCGCACTGCGATAGTGTCCCCCTGGACTTCGAGCTTCCCCCCCTGCCCCTCATGGCCTCCTCCCCGGACATCAGTCAGGTGCTGCTCCCGATCGGCGGGCTCGTCGGGCGCGAGATCGATCTCGATGCGTTCCTCCAGACGTTGATGGATCGCATCGCGGTGACGATGCAGGCGGACCGGGGAACGCTGTGGTTGTTGGACCCCGCGCGAGGCGAGCTCTTCTCCCGGGCGGCGCACCTGCCCGAGGTGTCTCAAATCCGGGTGAAGGTGGGCCAGGGCGTGGCCGGCTACGTGGCCGAGCACGGCGAGCCGGTGAACATGCCGGATGCCCGGGGAGAGAGCCGCTTCTTCGCGGACATCGACCGGCTGACGGGCTACCGCACCACGACGATGCTCGCGGTGCCGCTGCGCGACACGGGCGGGAACATCTACGGCGTGCTGCAGGTGCTCAACCGGCGCGGTGGAGGGCGCTTCACGGACGATGACGTGGAGCGGCTCATGACCATCGCGGTGCAGGTGAGCCAGGCACTGCAGAGCACGAGCCTGTACCAGGAGCTGCAGCGGGCGAAGGCCCAGCCGCACGCGCCGGTGGGCTACTTCTTCAACCGGATCATCGGCGAGTCCGAGCCGCTCAAGGTCATCTACCGGCTCATCCAGAAGGCGGCGCCCACGGACGCCACGGTGCTGCTGCGGGGCGAGAGCGGGTGTGGCAAGGAGCTGTTCGCGCGGGCGGTGCACGTCAACGGGCCGAGGCGGGACAAGCCCTTCGTGAAGGTGGACTGCGCGGCGCTGCCGGCATCGCTGATCGAGAACGAGCTGTTCGGCCACGAGAAGGGAGCCTTCACGGGGGCGGACCACCGGGTGCC
The sequence above is drawn from the Archangium gephyra genome and encodes:
- a CDS encoding SPFH domain-containing protein produces the protein MSKAGEKILAALKQPRTRMFWPLGVLLFGGLFAYNVCTVYIRPYESGVKQVILGGSKGIRDTVYGPGLHWVTPGAERMHRFPTDLQLLEMADNPAEVGEGADHRVVRAIRIQTSEGYTVSADVTVLYRIENPFKVMTQIGPGRLYEDSAVIPRAEQVLRRTLGEMDADDFYKGDRRDKAVAQAQKLLVSELEPKGIRVTHVLLRQYRYDSRYQQAIEQRKIQDQSVFKNMAEAAAAQAEAEKNKIIAVGQATVQVELSRGDAEVAKLRSEAELYRRTKAAEGDLVVKLARAKGIELENAALRGAGSENMVGLKMADVLGGTQVIVVPTDGEGGVNPLDLNAALRRFDVKGM
- a CDS encoding DUF6310 domain-containing protein; translated protein: MSAPMDPVQQRSRIGKADLDQARALLSRARNDLEPRHWESLDRKLTSAERAFERFSRAAKTSGQATEVVRGAEGLAQAGRVSTVAGALSRVGPVLVALVLLWPSSTAGPESDSCPPWGDAQLEFEARLRDVSESSRQLMAELEAQPPRAKAPAQEPSPQNQLVSALTQEDDPKCKPIPVPHLGGNDPHNKCADKVPNNSFPGWDVLVNGKNFDALQMATRTLWDVKTDDFDKHGSRSQEFFIKVKLPEIRREKKLAEACGYNFSVGVRSKVHLTALRAAEPSLTVVLMDWC
- a CDS encoding sigma-54-dependent Fis family transcriptional regulator, which produces MGPHCDSVPLDFELPPLPLMASSPDISQVLLPIGGLVGREIDLDAFLQTLMDRIAVTMQADRGTLWLLDPARGELFSRAAHLPEVSQIRVKVGQGVAGYVAEHGEPVNMPDARGESRFFADIDRLTGYRTTTMLAVPLRDTGGNIYGVLQVLNRRGGGRFTDDDVERLMTIAVQVSQALQSTSLYQELQRAKAQPHAPVGYFFNRIIGESEPLKVIYRLIQKAAPTDATVLLRGESGCGKELFARAVHVNGPRRDKPFVKVDCAALPASLIENELFGHEKGAFTGADHRVPGKFEAADGGTVFIDEIGELPLPVQGKLLRVLQDREFERVGGTQTIKVDVRIVAATNRELVKMVAEGKFREDLYYRIKVVELVLPPLRERGGEDIERLTSHFIAASAKRHRLPVPRLSGVALERLKRYRWPGNVRELENCIESAVVLCEGEILEEHLPLPKGVSAAPAPVESGELVTEGGTGELLPLAEVEKRHILRVLDSVKGNRTAASKVLQIGRNTLGRKLKEYGIADEG
- a CDS encoding SPFH domain-containing protein, whose product is MKRMDLRMLGLFVLLALPVVQGCACHSTEANEVGVLTRKFTVMGSRGVQPETYAPGATYFFFPPFSTDWDTFETKLQNLRMSAKVEGEKGRTDDIEFKTVDGNDIAVDVTVAWRIDPAKAPHLMQKVGRTTLDVENRLVRPATRALVRDALNVLRSEDFYTADKRFAAAETARKLLEDALLPEGVIVEQVILQEHRFNPEYEKVIREKKLAEQTAEKLRSEAQAAAEEAKRNLESAKGTVSQKIAQAQGELEQTKLGADAELVRATNEATAILKEAEAKSKGIAKENEAMAGAGGRTMVKMRIAEALMGKQIIFMPSGGRSGATLQTMDMNQILTQYSTSKATQTSRNQE
- a CDS encoding MBL fold metallo-hydrolase; translated protein: MEVRFYGVRGSIAVSGAHAARIGGNTSCLEVVSQGHRLILDAGTGIRALGEAMMREGDPRKATLFFSHLHWDHVQGFPFFTPGYLPTTELMLYGPGTDGAQALESVLARQMEPPNFPVPLSTMRSRMTFGSALHGRTVEVGPFRVTPFDAPHPQGCLAYRVEADGHSFVYATDMEISLATLDPRVARWMEGADALCLDAQYTPDEYNGKKGIPKKGWGHSTMVDAAQVASAVNAQRLFLFHHDPAHNDEQVENMAEEARNHFAATEPAREGKRIVLGAACG